The following proteins are co-located in the Leptospira sp. GIMC2001 genome:
- a CDS encoding TRL domain-containing protein, which yields MNPFDHFIKSRFFNLTVDRIIFKRFSILFIIVIFNLFLLQCTSSPMHGVLYNNTKHHVFPLSSGVRQLTSHSILTSGKSCSVGSSILFSFFYYGGGASIEEAAQNGSISKIAVVDRESISLIYGIFYQECIIVWGE from the coding sequence ATGAATCCTTTTGATCACTTTATAAAATCACGGTTTTTCAATTTAACAGTTGATAGAATTATTTTTAAGAGATTTTCAATTTTATTTATTATAGTCATTTTTAATCTTTTCTTACTGCAGTGCACTTCATCTCCCATGCATGGAGTTTTATACAACAACACCAAGCACCACGTTTTCCCTCTTTCCAGTGGGGTGCGACAGTTGACTTCCCATTCGATTCTCACATCAGGCAAATCTTGCTCTGTTGGTTCTTCTATTCTATTTTCCTTTTTCTACTATGGTGGCGGAGCAAGTATTGAAGAAGCAGCGCAGAATGGTAGCATTAGTAAAATTGCGGTTGTAGATCGAGAATCCATTAGTTTAATATACGGAATTTTTTATCAAGAGTGTATAATTGTTTGGGGCGAATAG
- the pyrF gene encoding orotidine-5'-phosphate decarboxylase — protein MLSLENKYTNRFSALQSLLTVGLDPEWEKLPDIIKKEKDPFFQFCKQIIDATGEFALGFKPNIAFFERFGWEGIRQFELVIEYIRKNFPDSIIIADAKRGDLGNTAKEYAMYYFDRLNVDVLTVSPYMGRDTITPYLEHDRGSVFILCLTSNPSAIEFQKWKDKEHDIVPGYLHQAVAKLSTELNREYKGRVGIVTGGTRPSEIGLIREENPELLFLIPGFGAQGGDLEEIIQNSGKRAFINSSRGIHFLSSGLDFAEKAHDRAKEIHNSMKKILSMSV, from the coding sequence ATGTTAAGTTTAGAAAATAAATATACGAATCGGTTTTCCGCACTACAATCCCTTCTAACAGTTGGATTGGATCCCGAATGGGAGAAGTTACCTGATATTATTAAGAAAGAAAAAGATCCTTTTTTTCAGTTTTGTAAACAAATTATTGATGCCACAGGTGAATTTGCTCTTGGATTCAAACCAAATATAGCTTTTTTTGAAAGATTTGGATGGGAAGGAATTCGACAATTCGAATTGGTTATCGAATACATTCGAAAAAATTTTCCAGATTCCATAATCATAGCGGATGCCAAGCGAGGAGACCTAGGCAACACAGCAAAAGAGTATGCAATGTACTATTTCGATCGATTGAATGTGGATGTACTAACAGTCTCTCCGTATATGGGTCGTGATACAATAACCCCTTATCTTGAACATGATAGAGGCAGTGTGTTTATCTTATGCTTAACATCGAATCCATCAGCAATCGAATTCCAGAAATGGAAAGACAAGGAACATGATATCGTGCCTGGCTATCTTCACCAAGCGGTTGCTAAATTGTCGACTGAACTAAATCGTGAATATAAAGGACGTGTTGGTATTGTCACTGGGGGAACTCGCCCAAGTGAGATTGGATTGATACGAGAAGAAAATCCAGAACTGCTTTTTTTGATTCCTGGCTTCGGTGCGCAAGGTGGTGATCTAGAAGAGATCATCCAAAATTCGGGGAAGCGGGCATTTATCAACTCTTCAAGAGGAATTCATTTTCTAAGTAGCGGTTTGGATTTTGCCGAGAAAGCCCATGATCGAGCAAAGGAAATTCACAATTCTATGAAGAAAATCCTATCTATGTCTGTCTAA
- a CDS encoding TRL domain-containing protein — translation MIAMISKYSFYFGERIIHKFFNKLVIVFIIFFLSNCAIGPNHGAIYTDIRYPGEFNIDNQVLGSKSGQACQYMLFGLITVGDSSAGGIARKFGILRLATIDYRFRGIFYPVYGQFCTEVTGE, via the coding sequence ATGATTGCGATGATTTCAAAATATAGCTTTTATTTTGGAGAAAGAATCATCCATAAATTTTTCAATAAACTTGTGATTGTTTTCATTATATTCTTTTTGAGCAATTGTGCTATTGGTCCCAATCACGGAGCAATTTATACCGATATCCGATATCCAGGAGAATTCAATATCGACAATCAAGTGTTAGGTTCTAAATCGGGACAAGCTTGTCAGTATATGCTGTTTGGGCTTATTACCGTTGGTGATTCGTCGGCCGGAGGCATTGCAAGAAAATTTGGAATCTTACGTCTTGCAACAATCGATTATCGATTTAGAGGCATATTTTATCCTGTATATGGACAGTTTTGCACTGAGGTGACAGGCGAATGA
- a CDS encoding DUF1365 domain-containing protein: protein MNSSIYESIVHHSRFSKNKNQFAYKLYNFHLDLDELDELDQKLWLFSRNRFAIFSFYDKDHIQFGGSNIRENVERYVRDQGYTGSIGRITLLTNLRILGYVFNPVSFYYIYDKSDNAVCAIAEVGNTFGEIKPYFFPSTDSGNFDFRLRVDKFFYVSPYIALDSEFDFKLKIPNDRLHIQVDSYEKSEKTLATAFTGKKKPLLDRFLLFYFLKYPLVTVKVIGAIHLQALKLYLYKVPFLRKGDNQELQRGAQLGKSS from the coding sequence GTGAACTCATCAATCTACGAGTCGATTGTTCATCATTCGCGTTTCTCCAAAAACAAAAATCAATTTGCCTATAAATTATACAATTTCCACTTGGATTTGGATGAACTGGATGAATTGGATCAAAAGCTATGGCTATTTTCACGGAATCGATTTGCAATTTTTTCCTTTTATGACAAAGATCATATCCAATTCGGTGGATCTAATATTCGGGAAAATGTTGAACGTTACGTCCGTGACCAAGGATATACGGGTAGTATTGGCAGGATTACTTTATTAACAAATCTAAGAATACTTGGATATGTATTCAATCCAGTTTCTTTCTACTATATCTATGACAAATCAGACAATGCAGTCTGTGCAATTGCGGAAGTGGGCAATACATTCGGCGAAATCAAACCATATTTTTTCCCGAGCACGGACAGCGGGAATTTTGATTTTCGTTTGCGAGTAGATAAATTTTTTTACGTGTCTCCATATATCGCATTAGATTCTGAATTCGATTTTAAGTTGAAAATTCCTAACGACCGATTGCATATACAAGTTGATTCTTATGAGAAATCAGAAAAGACTCTTGCGACAGCTTTCACTGGTAAAAAAAAGCCTCTACTAGATCGATTTTTATTATTTTATTTTTTAAAATATCCACTCGTAACAGTCAAAGTGATAGGTGCGATACATCTTCAGGCATTGAAGTTGTATCTATACAAAGTCCCCTTTCTAAGAAAGGGAGACAATCAAGAGTTACAGAGGGGAGCTCAGCTTGGAAAAAGCAGTTAA
- the speE gene encoding polyamine aminopropyltransferase, whose product MEIWYTEGLEISKGRKVSYRVTKTLDSIQTPFQKIDVFETESFGRMFTLDDVTMVTERDEHSYHEMIAHIPMMSHPNPENVLVIGGGDGGTVREVLKHPSVKEVVLCEIDKGVVDACYKYFPEIAEAMKDKKVIHHYDDGAKFARENKGRFDVILVDSSDPVGPAEVLFKEPFYRDMAGALRETGVIATQAESYWYHGDVIKSLFEFIPKIFPQYGYYYTTIPTYPSGIIGFTFLSNKINPYEVVPDPSRVPKNLKYYSPEIHKAAFVLPEFAKQYIKRS is encoded by the coding sequence TTGGAAATTTGGTATACAGAAGGGTTAGAGATCAGCAAGGGAAGGAAAGTTAGTTATAGAGTCACAAAGACGCTAGATAGCATTCAAACCCCATTTCAAAAAATTGACGTGTTCGAAACCGAAAGTTTCGGAAGGATGTTTACATTGGATGACGTGACTATGGTCACCGAACGAGATGAGCATTCCTATCATGAAATGATTGCCCATATTCCAATGATGAGTCATCCAAATCCAGAGAATGTTCTAGTAATTGGTGGCGGAGATGGCGGAACTGTTCGTGAAGTTCTCAAGCATCCAAGTGTAAAAGAAGTTGTTCTCTGTGAAATTGATAAAGGTGTCGTGGACGCTTGTTATAAGTATTTTCCAGAAATTGCTGAAGCTATGAAAGACAAAAAAGTCATCCATCACTATGATGATGGTGCCAAATTTGCTCGCGAGAACAAGGGAAGATTCGATGTTATCTTAGTTGATTCGAGTGATCCAGTGGGTCCAGCGGAAGTACTATTCAAAGAACCTTTCTATCGTGATATGGCAGGAGCTCTCCGAGAAACTGGAGTCATTGCAACTCAAGCTGAATCTTATTGGTATCATGGCGATGTCATCAAATCGTTGTTTGAGTTCATTCCTAAAATTTTTCCTCAATATGGTTACTATTATACGACCATTCCGACTTATCCATCCGGGATTATCGGATTCACTTTTCTATCGAATAAGATCAATCCTTATGAGGTAGTTCCAGATCCAAGTAGGGTGCCAAAAAATTTAAAATACTACAGCCCAGAGATTCATAAGGCAGCATTTGTGCTTCCTGAATTTGCTAAGCAGTATATTAAGAGAAGCTAA
- a CDS encoding PP2C family protein-serine/threonine phosphatase, whose protein sequence is MLHYFRKIWRIQNRIVYGDISLQETNLRFLLTVYFYGGFCGAAATLFNIVLDLNIYLTLVTAFMAVLFFGFHRSLFKSWLSYNFGVRLFYYISASYFNLLWFLNAGIDGGNIIFFYLLVVVIMIFSEGRERIFHLVVISINVVVLFLVDYHYPNLSLDYPSRLDRYVDVLVSVVIALFVNYIAISVVLNALKRNRIDSEKKYKLLSQDLNLAKKIQKTILPSRNLISELFKVTTHYQPMTEIGGDVYSVDELSSTKLRFFIADATGHGVQAALVTMLILSEYLNRKTEYSDPAKLLTSLNRAFLNNYQDLHAIFSCVVLDWDFKRRKIYYASAGHIPQIIMDETGVKFLEKTGPIIGLKPNAEYRRNKIRLNGDSKLLLFTDGLTEAFDEQKNMYGEERIVSFFDQSDSNLDSAKLMNKVLDDLKIFLRNSYIQDDLTIVAATSIG, encoded by the coding sequence GTGCTTCATTACTTTCGCAAAATTTGGAGAATTCAGAATAGAATCGTTTACGGTGATATTTCTCTGCAAGAAACCAATCTTCGATTTCTTCTAACTGTATATTTCTACGGTGGTTTCTGTGGAGCTGCAGCAACTTTATTTAATATAGTTCTTGATCTGAATATCTATCTTACACTAGTCACAGCATTTATGGCTGTATTGTTTTTTGGATTTCATAGATCACTATTTAAAAGCTGGCTTAGTTATAATTTTGGAGTAAGACTTTTTTACTATATTTCGGCTAGTTATTTCAATTTGCTTTGGTTTCTGAATGCAGGAATCGATGGTGGAAATATAATTTTTTTCTATCTTCTTGTTGTTGTGATCATGATTTTTTCCGAGGGCAGGGAGAGAATTTTCCATCTGGTTGTTATTTCTATTAATGTGGTCGTATTATTTTTAGTAGATTATCATTATCCGAACTTAAGTCTAGATTACCCAAGTCGATTGGATCGTTACGTTGATGTTTTGGTATCCGTTGTGATCGCACTCTTTGTTAACTATATTGCTATATCTGTTGTATTGAATGCATTGAAGCGCAATCGAATCGACTCAGAAAAAAAATACAAACTACTCAGCCAAGATTTGAATCTGGCTAAGAAAATCCAAAAAACTATACTGCCCTCGAGAAATTTGATTTCTGAACTTTTTAAAGTGACTACCCATTACCAACCCATGACAGAGATTGGGGGAGATGTTTATTCTGTTGATGAATTATCATCCACGAAGCTCAGGTTTTTTATAGCAGATGCGACTGGACATGGAGTTCAAGCAGCTTTGGTTACAATGCTTATTCTATCTGAATATCTCAATCGCAAAACCGAATATTCTGATCCAGCCAAATTACTAACAAGTCTCAATCGAGCATTTTTGAACAACTACCAAGACCTTCATGCGATCTTTAGTTGTGTGGTATTAGATTGGGATTTCAAGCGAAGGAAAATCTATTATGCTTCTGCGGGTCATATTCCCCAAATCATTATGGATGAAACCGGAGTTAAATTTTTGGAAAAGACTGGTCCCATCATTGGTTTGAAACCCAATGCAGAATACAGAAGAAACAAAATTAGATTGAACGGAGATTCGAAATTATTGCTTTTTACAGATGGATTGACGGAAGCCTTCGATGAACAGAAAAATATGTACGGAGAAGAACGAATTGTTTCATTTTTTGATCAATCCGATTCCAATTTAGATTCAGCGAAACTTATGAACAAGGTTTTGGATGACCTAAAGATTTTTCTTCGCAATTCTTATATTCAAGATGACCTTACCATTGTCGCTGCAACTTCAATAGGGTGA
- a CDS encoding SAM-dependent methyltransferase: protein MKKGTLRLILPDGSQAFLGDPESDYEQRFHQGLVHIKNPVFFRKAVLYGDVGFSESYLDGDWDTDDIEKVISWFLLNVDSAPNLSGTKKKLFHLDFFNLANKFLNVLRRNTLKGSRRNIVEHYDLGNGFYSIFLDKTMTYSCAYFENLDQKLEDAQYAKVDLLCKKLQLQKGEHLLEIGSGWGFLAIHAAKEYGVRVTSVTLSDEQLKFARARAEKEGVSDRVEFKLLDYRKIEGQFDKIVSVEMLEAVGDKYYESFFAKCQEVLKPQGLMALQVITCPDNRFAALKKGVDFIQKHIFPGSLLPSIARLNEAVNKTGDMFLFGLEDMGLHYAKTLNLWQDAFDANVQDVRAQGFNEKFIRKWRYYLSYCAGAFRMKNISVVQMVYTRPNNLAIKG, encoded by the coding sequence ATGAAGAAAGGAACGTTGAGATTGATACTTCCTGATGGTTCTCAAGCTTTTTTGGGTGATCCAGAATCGGATTATGAACAGAGATTCCATCAAGGACTTGTGCATATTAAGAACCCCGTTTTTTTTCGTAAGGCGGTTCTCTATGGGGATGTGGGATTTAGTGAATCTTACCTAGATGGGGATTGGGATACCGATGATATTGAGAAAGTAATTTCTTGGTTTCTATTAAATGTGGATTCTGCACCCAATCTTTCAGGCACTAAGAAAAAACTCTTCCATTTGGATTTTTTCAATTTAGCCAATAAATTTTTGAATGTTCTTCGTAGAAATACACTCAAAGGTTCCAGAAGAAATATTGTTGAGCACTATGATCTAGGCAATGGCTTCTATTCTATTTTTCTTGATAAGACCATGACTTATTCTTGTGCATATTTTGAAAATTTGGATCAAAAACTAGAGGATGCTCAATATGCAAAAGTAGATCTTCTATGCAAAAAACTCCAATTGCAAAAAGGAGAGCATCTCCTAGAAATTGGAAGCGGTTGGGGTTTTCTTGCCATTCATGCTGCTAAAGAATACGGCGTCCGTGTTACTTCTGTCACTCTCTCCGATGAGCAATTGAAATTTGCCAGAGCGCGAGCCGAGAAAGAAGGGGTGAGTGATCGAGTGGAATTTAAGCTACTGGATTATAGAAAAATTGAAGGCCAATTTGACAAAATTGTATCTGTAGAAATGCTAGAAGCAGTTGGCGATAAATACTACGAATCTTTTTTTGCAAAATGCCAAGAAGTATTGAAACCGCAAGGCTTGATGGCATTGCAAGTGATCACATGTCCCGATAATCGATTTGCTGCTCTCAAAAAAGGCGTTGACTTCATCCAAAAACATATTTTCCCTGGATCTTTACTCCCGTCCATTGCTAGACTCAATGAAGCTGTCAATAAGACTGGAGATATGTTTTTATTTGGCTTAGAAGACATGGGTTTGCACTATGCAAAGACTCTGAATCTCTGGCAAGATGCATTCGATGCAAACGTACAAGATGTACGGGCACAGGGTTTCAATGAGAAATTCATACGCAAATGGCGTTATTACCTTAGTTATTGCGCAGGTGCTTTTCGTATGAAGAACATCAGCGTTGTTCAGATGGTATATACTCGTCCCAATAATCTAGCCATAAAAGGGTAG
- a CDS encoding S-adenosylmethionine decarboxylase, which produces MKLFNKDKLVSRFSYLHRSLETVENEAGQSIVVTNAPISKGETVAVWGGKVVHKNELFNLGTHAYAHPIAKDLYLVTPIHDDGPDTINLIRTSGNPNCGFKGEITLVALKDILAGEEISYDSYMLNPEVLQENDSFFEALRKRYNGHFSSFIQDEIQKDPNLRIFPAFQEGAWGLLTSIDLEGCNPETIRDADAIRRYVVELCELIDMKRFGDTHVVHFGEDERVAGYSMFQLIETSCISAHFANDTNVSYIDIFSCKGYDPKVAGEFTKKFFGGGTIRLNVVNRF; this is translated from the coding sequence ATGAAACTTTTTAACAAAGACAAGCTGGTGTCTAGATTTTCCTACCTTCACAGATCTCTCGAGACTGTAGAGAACGAAGCGGGACAATCGATCGTTGTAACGAATGCTCCTATATCTAAAGGAGAGACTGTTGCAGTTTGGGGTGGAAAAGTAGTGCATAAAAATGAATTATTCAATTTAGGCACTCACGCTTACGCTCACCCAATCGCTAAAGATCTTTATTTGGTTACGCCAATCCATGATGATGGACCTGACACAATCAATTTGATTCGCACAAGCGGTAACCCGAATTGTGGATTCAAAGGTGAGATCACTCTTGTAGCTTTGAAGGATATTTTAGCAGGTGAAGAAATCTCTTATGATTCTTACATGCTCAATCCTGAAGTATTGCAAGAAAATGATTCATTCTTTGAAGCACTGAGAAAGAGATACAATGGTCACTTCAGCAGTTTCATCCAAGATGAGATTCAAAAGGATCCAAATCTCAGAATTTTCCCAGCTTTCCAAGAAGGTGCTTGGGGACTTCTGACAAGTATCGATCTAGAAGGTTGCAATCCAGAAACGATTCGCGACGCAGATGCGATCCGTAGATATGTTGTGGAACTATGTGAGTTGATTGACATGAAAAGATTTGGTGATACTCATGTTGTTCACTTCGGTGAAGACGAGAGAGTTGCTGGATACTCTATGTTTCAACTCATCGAGACTTCTTGTATCTCAGCTCACTTTGCAAACGACACCAATGTTTCTTACATTGATATCTTTTCTTGCAAAGGCTATGATCCAAAAGTTGCTGGAGAGTTCACAAAGAAATTCTTTGGTGGCGGAACAATTAGACTCAACGTCGTTAACCGCTTCTAA
- a CDS encoding NAD(P)/FAD-dependent oxidoreductase, with amino-acid sequence MKKKVAVIGTGISGMSIAYFLSQDFEVDVYEKSDYVGGHTNTVDVMENGKKIPIDTGFIVFNHVTYPNLLKLFNKLQVPTKKSDMSFSVQNEARGLEFCGSGLSGLFAQKKNFFKPSYIKFLLEINRFNTKSIEILDNPRYEEYTLGKYMEEEGYSKSLLDDYLVPMSSAVWSTPPDQMLAFPARTLVRFFYNHGFLGLNTQHQWYTVDGGSREYVKRITASYAKNIQLKASITGVVQTGKKVDIQFKNGSKKTYDRVVIATHGDTALKLLKKPTPMQKELLSEFQFQKNWATLHTWDGDMPSIKKIWSSWNYKYARGASKQSSLNQMEPFTVYWMNRLQNVSKEKNYFVTINDPGRIPDSEVIRKIEYEHPLFSLGAVRAQKSFGRINMESNIHFVGAYWRYGFHEDGIDSSVRLATILLGRDPWANL; translated from the coding sequence TTGAAAAAGAAAGTCGCAGTTATAGGAACCGGCATATCCGGAATGAGCATCGCATACTTTTTATCTCAGGACTTCGAAGTGGATGTTTACGAGAAAAGCGATTATGTTGGCGGGCATACAAATACAGTCGATGTAATGGAAAATGGAAAGAAGATTCCCATTGATACTGGATTTATTGTTTTTAATCATGTAACATATCCGAATTTGCTTAAGCTTTTCAATAAATTGCAAGTGCCAACAAAGAAATCGGATATGTCGTTTTCTGTTCAGAATGAGGCTCGGGGTTTAGAATTCTGTGGTTCAGGACTTAGCGGACTTTTTGCTCAGAAAAAAAACTTTTTCAAACCATCTTATATTAAATTTCTGCTCGAGATCAATAGGTTCAATACCAAATCCATTGAGATTTTGGATAACCCTAGATATGAAGAATATACACTGGGCAAATACATGGAAGAAGAAGGTTACAGTAAATCATTGTTAGATGATTATTTGGTGCCAATGAGTTCTGCCGTTTGGTCTACACCTCCCGATCAAATGCTTGCTTTTCCTGCTAGAACCCTAGTTCGATTTTTCTATAACCATGGATTTCTAGGATTGAATACTCAGCACCAGTGGTATACGGTTGATGGCGGCTCAAGAGAGTATGTAAAACGAATAACCGCATCCTATGCTAAGAATATTCAACTAAAAGCCTCCATCACAGGAGTTGTCCAAACTGGCAAAAAAGTTGATATTCAATTCAAGAACGGATCCAAAAAAACATATGATCGCGTAGTCATTGCAACACATGGGGATACTGCTCTTAAGCTGCTTAAGAAACCAACCCCAATGCAAAAGGAATTGCTATCAGAATTCCAATTTCAAAAGAATTGGGCAACTCTGCATACTTGGGACGGGGATATGCCATCAATCAAAAAGATTTGGTCGTCTTGGAATTACAAATATGCCCGGGGTGCCTCTAAGCAATCTTCATTAAACCAGATGGAGCCATTTACGGTTTATTGGATGAATCGCCTTCAAAATGTTTCGAAGGAAAAAAATTATTTCGTAACCATCAACGATCCAGGTCGTATACCCGATTCTGAAGTGATTCGTAAAATTGAGTACGAGCATCCGCTTTTCTCTTTGGGTGCAGTCCGTGCTCAGAAGAGTTTCGGAAGAATCAATATGGAATCCAATATTCATTTTGTTGGAGCTTATTGGAGATATGGTTTTCATGAAGATGGAATTGACTCTTCAGTTAGGCTTGCGACAATTTTGCTTGGCCGTGATCCTTGGGCAAATCTGTGA
- a CDS encoding SRPBCC family protein, whose amino-acid sequence MREIKKDYIFNQPLEVVWDSLTIYEILIHWLADEVRGRPKLGQEFSWSWKLGDEGEFTTKGIYEAIEPNKLLILRWKDHPAGDIFLRLDVTEVSSDKTKLTITNGGFPDSSHFDLWLEGAEAAWDDQTQRLKAFLDKNPNPRTLIK is encoded by the coding sequence TTGCGAGAAATCAAGAAAGACTATATTTTCAACCAACCGTTAGAAGTTGTTTGGGATTCACTTACAATTTATGAAATTCTAATACATTGGCTTGCTGATGAAGTTCGTGGTCGGCCAAAATTGGGTCAAGAATTTTCTTGGTCTTGGAAGTTGGGTGATGAAGGGGAATTTACGACCAAAGGAATTTATGAGGCAATTGAGCCCAATAAATTATTGATACTCAGATGGAAGGATCATCCAGCTGGAGATATTTTCCTTAGATTGGATGTAACGGAAGTTAGTTCGGATAAGACCAAACTTACGATAACAAACGGAGGATTCCCAGATTCTTCACATTTTGATCTATGGCTAGAAGGAGCCGAGGCCGCTTGGGATGATCAAACTCAACGCTTGAAGGCATTCTTAGATAAGAATCCTAATCCAAGGACATTGATAAAGTAA
- a CDS encoding TRL domain-containing protein, with amino-acid sequence MILFLVTSCTGINLMNGVYRTSNVTHPTPDYSTPAVLLKGGGIIHNERIAGGIGNLTEGELRRGEACSWTILWLVAGGNSSLAQAKKNAGIDFIHFAEYKQEAILGFFFHNFCSIVVGTKKQTGSNREVPKAEQKLDKQGENP; translated from the coding sequence ATGATTCTCTTTCTCGTGACAAGTTGCACGGGAATCAACCTGATGAATGGAGTCTATAGAACTTCCAATGTCACACATCCTACGCCCGATTATTCTACTCCTGCCGTTCTGCTAAAGGGCGGTGGAATCATTCATAATGAACGGATCGCAGGCGGAATTGGCAACCTTACGGAGGGTGAGCTACGACGTGGGGAAGCTTGTTCTTGGACAATCCTTTGGTTAGTTGCCGGTGGCAATTCCTCTCTAGCGCAAGCCAAAAAAAACGCTGGTATCGACTTTATCCATTTCGCTGAATATAAGCAAGAAGCGATTCTAGGATTTTTTTTCCACAATTTTTGCTCTATCGTTGTTGGAACGAAAAAACAAACGGGATCTAATCGAGAAGTACCTAAGGCAGAACAAAAATTGGATAAGCAAGGCGAAAACCCATGA
- a CDS encoding PLU-1-like domain protein: MEYPELESYFQELTDRTDRIATMNTHFDANPKNDIDEMLAFHENLVSIPWDQAERSYFDLFCSYFSFHLKIVEEIIMEAREILDPENRPYVKQLVAYTKASEEWFNSLKKNKKKTIKAQVA; this comes from the coding sequence TTGGAATACCCTGAATTGGAATCTTATTTTCAAGAGTTAACAGATCGTACGGATCGTATCGCAACAATGAATACACATTTCGATGCGAATCCGAAAAATGACATTGATGAGATGCTTGCGTTCCATGAGAACTTAGTGAGCATCCCTTGGGATCAGGCTGAGCGCAGTTATTTTGATTTATTCTGCAGTTATTTTTCTTTTCATCTAAAGATCGTAGAAGAAATCATAATGGAAGCGCGAGAGATATTGGATCCAGAAAACAGACCTTATGTTAAGCAACTCGTTGCTTATACTAAAGCTTCTGAAGAATGGTTCAATAGTTTAAAGAAAAACAAGAAAAAAACAATTAAGGCACAGGTCGCCTGA
- a CDS encoding TMEM43 family protein: MANEPYTEVTSKNYGQRLTESIKGVLTGAVLFIAAFPVLWMNEGCSVKTAKGLDQGASEVVEIDISKASNEYNGKLIHGSGMATTTENVSDPTFGISLNGFRLDRKVEMYQWKENAETKKEEKIGGTETTTTTYTYSKDWSSTLINSNGFKDPAARSRNANPSTMPYKSEDWSVKSAKVGDYKISAGLISQINEEVSVDYTNAATSKIPADIKSRANVSSNEIYIGKPSDPQIGDIRVSHTAVLPQEVSILGKLNNGQVGPFKTDQGTTIEHLTEGVHTAQEMFQAAQDANVFQTWIVRFVGFFMFFTGLKMILGPIATMGVVLPVLGNLLSMGLGLICGIISFVLTILVIALAWIFYRPLLGIALLAVVAAGGYFLYMKKKETAAKAAASGSGAAPSTQAG, from the coding sequence ATGGCGAATGAACCATACACAGAAGTGACAAGCAAGAACTATGGACAACGGCTTACCGAATCCATCAAAGGTGTTCTAACGGGAGCAGTATTATTTATCGCTGCTTTTCCAGTTTTATGGATGAACGAAGGATGTTCAGTTAAGACAGCGAAAGGACTTGATCAAGGAGCTTCTGAAGTAGTAGAGATCGACATCAGTAAAGCATCAAATGAATATAATGGTAAACTAATTCACGGATCTGGAATGGCGACAACCACAGAGAATGTATCTGATCCTACTTTTGGCATCAGCTTAAATGGTTTTCGTCTCGATAGAAAAGTTGAAATGTATCAATGGAAAGAAAATGCTGAAACCAAAAAAGAAGAAAAAATTGGTGGAACAGAAACAACAACGACTACATATACTTACTCCAAAGACTGGTCATCTACACTTATCAATTCAAATGGATTCAAAGACCCAGCAGCCCGTTCAAGAAATGCAAACCCATCTACTATGCCTTACAAAAGTGAAGACTGGTCGGTTAAGTCTGCAAAAGTTGGCGACTATAAAATTTCTGCCGGTTTAATTTCTCAGATCAATGAAGAAGTAAGCGTTGATTATACGAATGCTGCCACATCGAAAATCCCAGCCGATATTAAAAGTCGTGCGAATGTATCAAGCAATGAAATCTATATTGGTAAACCATCCGATCCACAGATTGGTGATATTAGAGTTTCACATACTGCAGTTCTTCCACAAGAAGTTTCGATTCTAGGTAAATTGAATAATGGCCAAGTCGGTCCATTCAAGACAGATCAAGGAACTACGATCGAGCATTTGACCGAAGGAGTTCATACTGCACAGGAAATGTTCCAAGCAGCACAAGACGCAAATGTTTTCCAGACATGGATCGTAAGATTTGTTGGATTCTTTATGTTCTTTACAGGGCTTAAAATGATCTTAGGACCGATTGCAACTATGGGAGTGGTTTTACCAGTTCTTGGTAATCTACTAAGTATGGGACTCGGTTTAATCTGTGGAATCATCTCATTTGTGTTAACGATTCTTGTGATTGCACTTGCTTGGATTTTCTATAGACCATTACTCGGTATAGCACTTCTCGCTGTGGTTGCCGCTGGTGGATATTTCTTGTATATGAAGAAGAAAGAAACTGCAGCCAAAGCAGCAGCATCCGGAAGTGGAGCCGCTCCAAGTACCCAAGCGGGTTAA